The Candidatus Atribacteria bacterium ADurb.Bin276 genomic interval CGAAGGTTAACAAAGTTTGAATAAACTCAGAATTCCCATCCTTATTAATATCTTCTATCACCATACCATATCCAACCGGATATTTTTGACTATCATAAAGAATGGATATCGGAGAAGTAAGCTCAATAATCCAATCGCTCCAGCAACAATGGGCACCGCCAGAAAACTGCTCAACAACCAATTGTTTATCCCGGTTAACAATGAAAGGGTAAAGACCGAATATAGTCATATCTTCAAGATAACCGTTTTCAAATCGCATAATCACTTCATTGTTTTTTTTCAGTACCGCACTCCATTGTTCATCTTGGGGTCCAGGGATTTTCTCTATAGTATAATCATCCAAGGAAAGTGATTTGGTATTATTAAATATTTTATCGAGTGTATTGATTTCCTGTCCAAAAACCATTTCTCCCCAGAATCCCATAGCAGTATAAAGAAAAAAAATAGTTATCAATATAAATAAGGATTTTTTCATTTACTCACACCTTATTATTTCTTGCCCTTTTTAGCTTGGTTTAGCCAATATTGGGCATTTTTGTCTTGGGGTTGCAAGGTCAGATATTTTTCCAAACTTCTCACAGCGGCAGCATAGTCCTCATTTTTCAATTGACTTATCCCGAGCCAATAATAAGCGACCTCTAAACTGGGATTTTCTCTAATTGCGGCTTCAAAAAGTTGAATAGCAGGTAGATGTTGATTTTGAAGATAGGCGTTTTGGGCTTGTTCATATATTTCCCAGGCTTCTTTTCCGTATAATTTCCAATTTTGCATTTTGTTGAGGAAATATTGAGCTTGGGCATTACTTGGATCAAGTTGAATTACCTTTCTCCAAGCCCAAATGGCTTCATCAACCATGTTATTCTCCTGATAGGTTCGAGCTAACCAATACCATGCTTTAGCAAAATCCGGTTTAGATGAAGTTGCGTCAATAAAAAATTGAATAGCATCACCATAGCGACCGGCTTGGTAAAGGTTGTATCCTTGATCAAACATGGTTTGAGCGTAACCTTCAACTGTGTTCTGATCTCCATAATCTATTTCAACTGTATCAAGAGCATAACCTAATCCGGAGAAAATAAAAAACAACAAGAATATACTTAACACAAAGCACCTACCAACATTCCTGTTCATGATATTTAATCTCCTTTCGAAAGGTATTTTATTGACATATTAACATATTTTATAGCTTTGAAACAAAAAACTACATTTTTATGTATTTATTTCAAATGATTAAACTTAGTTAGTCTTTTGATTTTATTAACCATTTTCTTTTTACTTTGTTCCGGAGAGAATGGTTTAGATCAATTCTTATTTTTATATGATTTAAGAAAAGATAATAGAAAAAATTTAACTTGACTTATAAAAAAAATTGAATATGATTTGAATTTGAATGTTTCTATAAAAATGTTATTATAAAAGTTGTTTAATAGCATAGGAGGTCATCTGAATGAAAAGGAATTATTGGATAGTTCTGGTTGTTTCAGTTTTATTACTAACTCTTACCCTGTCTGGATGTTTATGGAAGGCTCTCAGCAGTGGTTCGGGTAGCTCAACACCAACCCCATCACCGACAGCAACACCAAAACCCTCACCAACTCCAACTCCATGCAATACTTGTCCAACTCCAACTCCATGCAATACTTGTAATCCATGCACTACTTGTCCAACTCCAACTCCAACCTGTACAACCTGTCCAACTCCATGTAATACTTGTCCAACTCCAACCTGTACAACCTGTCCAACTCCAACTCCATGCAATACTTGTAATCCATGCAATACTTGTCCAACTCCAACTCCAACCTGTGGGCCTTGTCAGTTATAATCCATGTACTTTATATACCCAACTCCAACCTGTGTTTATCGGATGGATGCCTTTTAAATTAATTAAAATACTTGAATTATTGACTAAATGTAGGATGGACCAATCTGCTTCGTAGTGGTATCAACTATGTAAGCGATGATGGTCTATCCTTTTTTATTTTTAAATCTTTTCGTTTTTCGATGTTGGTGGTTATTCTTTGATAATTTTAAGAATAGATATTTATGTTGGGCTACTGCACGAGATGATGATGAAAATAGTCACCCTCATCCTCACAAAGACGCTCAACCATTAATGTTAGCTCCCTTTTTTGCTAATTCATCAGCATACTGGTTCAATCGGTTACCAGAGTGACTTTTTACTTTCTGCCAATGAATTTGAATTGGAGAATTGCGGATAAAGACAGCATAATTTTTGGTTAAGTTAATATTGGTTTTCCACTCTCCGGTGACCCATTTCTGAATGCCCCAATAATCAAAATTTATAGTTATTTCTGGTATACCTTCTTTTTGACACCATTTAACCACTTGAATGACAGCAAAAAGTTCTCCTCCTACTTGACGGGAATGGCTAAATTCTTTAGGTACCGAGCCAAACAACTCATTTTTAATCTTATTTTTATGAATAAGTATAGCCCCATACCCAACTTTATGGTTGTAATAAGACCCATCGACATATGCTTCCCATTCAGTCATTGAAAAATTCCTCGCTTCTTCGATTTATTCACTTATCAACGTTCTATTTCCTTGAATATGTTTGAAGTAGGTGTAATTATTCCATTTTTGATTTGGTAAAAAGTAACCGGTATATGCTCTAAATTATATAGAGTCTTCGCTTTTTGAACGATATTGATGGTTTCAGGATGACAAGAGAAAAGAAATATTTGGTTTTCTTCAGAAAGTTGAAGAATAATTTTTGCAGTAGCAACTTGTCTGGAGGGATCATAATTCACTAAAATATCATCTAAAAGGATAGGGAGTGGTTCATTCATCCGACCAAATTCCATTGCCAGGCCGAAACGGATAGATAAATAAACTTGATCAGCCAAACCACTACTCCATTCATTTTCTTTTTTCCTCTGGTGGTTTCGTTCCTCTAAGTAAATTGTTTGGTTATCAACTGAGCTGAATAGATGGTACCGATGATTGGTTATCTGTTGAATAAAATGTTGAGCTTCTTGGATAACACGAGGTTGTCGATTTTGTTCATAGCTATTTTGGGTTTGTTTTAAAAAATAACGAGCTAAAACTAAAATTGCCCAACGCTTTAAATAATTGTGTAACTTTTCTCGATTAAGCCGCTCTTCAAAAAGAAGTTCCCCCAGGATTTGGTTGTTTTCCAAATAAGTCATTCTTTCAATCATAGCCCCTTTTTCCTGCTCATCTTGACCTATCTTTTGAATCAGGTCATTAAGCTCGTGATCGAGAGATTTTTTTTCTTCTTGAAATTGAGAGATATCAGTTGCTTGTAACTCTTTAATCAATGTATTGAGTTTTTCTGGATTTCCAGCTATGAGTAGGAGACTTTCATTGGCTTCAATCATTTCTTTTTGAGCCCCAAGCCATTTTTCATGAGCATCGGCAACAAGGCGAAAATTTTCTTCATCCTTCACCTTTAACAGATTAAAAAGATCCGAAAGCTCCATCCTCTTTAATAGGAGTTGTTCTTCAATTATTTTCCCTTCCAGCTTTTTTTGCTCTATTTGATCTTTTAACAAAAGATATTTCCTTTTTCTTTCTATGGCATCTGTATAATAAGCATGAAGACGATCAAAACTAGAAATATCCAGTTGGTTGTTGGTAGGCGCTTCTCCACATAATTGAAGGAGACTTAACAGTGAAAACTGGGTTTTTCCCAAATAATTATAATGTTGGTTTTCGCGATCTTCCTCGTTACAAAGATGGCGTTCCTGTGCTTGGGCATTTTCAATGAATTGAAGGATTATTTGGAAATCTTCCGGTAGAATTGTTGTTGGGAATCCGTTATCAACTAACCAACTTAACCAACTCTCTCTTATTAGTTTTTTTTCTTTCTCGGTTTCATTGAGGTGTTGTTGCAAATCATTTTTCATTTGCTGGATTTCTCGTTGTTTCAAAATAAGATTATTCTGTTCTTTTTTGAGCTCTTGATGCTGTAAGAAGTCCTCAATTTCTTTTTCAAACTGAGTTTCAAATCTTTCTAAATCAGAAATACTGAGAAATTTCTTGGAAAAATATTTTTGACTCATTTCATCAATTTGACTATTAATGAGCAAGGATTGCTTTTGTAACTTATAGATTTCTTCATGCAATTGGTCAATTTCATCTTCAAATTTGTTTAATTCAGAAAATAATCGTTTTCTCAAATTCAGTTGCTGGCTATGATGTTGATAGAAAATGATAAAAATCATTACTGAACCACTAAAACTCAAAAAAAATAGCCATTCTTTGGGGATCAGTTGGTTGGTATAGGAAGAAATGAAATAACTGAGAATAAATGGTAAAAATGAAATGATTAACTTTAGCCAAAGGGGAAAGGGTTTTAATATCTCTTGAGATTTATTTAATTGCTCTTCATAATGGTTTTTTTGTTCCTCATCTTTTTTTTTCAACTGAGCTGTAAAAAATTGGTTTTTATCCAGTTCTTGGAAAAGGTAGCGAAGTTTTTTTAAGGCTTGTTTTTTAATTTGAAGGTCGTCTGAGTTTAAAAAAAGGGGAATGGTCGATCGAGATAGCTTTTTATCAATTATATTAATTTGTTGTACAAGACTTTTTCCCAGTTCAGTTTTAGTATTCAGTTCATTTTGAAGGAATTGAATTTTTTCATTTATTTTTAAAAAAGATTTTTTATAGTATTCAATAGACTTTCTGATTTCAAGAGTGACTTGAGTTTTTCTGAGTTTATCGCGAGTCCATTCGGGGCCAAGGTCGGATAATTTTTGTAAGAGGTCGTTTTTTAAAAGAAAGTTTTGTTTTTTTAATCTCGAATGTTCTTCGAGGAAGGAGAGGTACTTTTCTTTTTCTCCAATACAAAGCTCTATTTCATTCTGGTGTTGGATAATTTTTTCAAAACCGAGCGATTTTTCTATTTCATTTTTAATATTTTCAATAGCTTGGTTCTTGTTTTTCTTATTTAATTCCAGTCCTTCAATTTCATTTTTTACCTTTTCTAATTGTTTTATCCCTTGTTCGGGAAAAAATTGAGCGAATTTAAATTTTTCTTCATTTTGTTTAGCTTCTTTGAATCGAATCCAAAAATTTTGAACTTGTTCCAATTTATTAATGAACTGCAAACGATCTCGAATTGTAATCTCTTTTTGGCGGTTTCTTTTAATGTTTTCTTCGATTATTTCCAATTTTTTTTGAATTTCAATATATTGAGAAGTTTGGTCTTGGAAGGATTTAATCTTGGATTTTATTTCATTCAGTTTATGTAAAGTTTGGTTGATAACCGGGTTTCGTCCTTTTTTGGTAAGGAGATTGTCGAGTTCCCGATCAATTTTTTTTATAAGTACAGGGAAAGAGGTTGCCCCCAATCCAGCGCCTGCAGAAAAAAGACGGCTTTTAATATTTTCTTCCGACAAAATTTCAAGACCTTGTAAGTCTTTTAAACCAATTGCAAAAATGCGTTTATAAGTTTCACGATCGATATTTCCCAGTGAATTTCTAAAGATACTGTAATCAATATTATTCTCGTATTTATCTTTTATTGTCCATTTTGAATGATTCCATTCAATATAAAACTCACGGCCACCTTTCATTACAACAATCAAACGACCACCATGTCTACTATTTCCTATAGGTAAATATTCTTTCCGCTGATTTCGTTGAGAAGAAAAGCCAAAAAGACTGGTTCGGAGAAAATCCATAAAAGTGGTTTTTCCACTTTCATTATTCCCAATTATTACAATTAAACCCTTGGGAATATTGTCAATCCCTTGCTGACTTAATATACCAAACCCGTCACAATATATGCTTCGAATTTTCATCTTATTTTCACGATATTTTCCATAAATTTAGTATTTTTCATTACGCAGTAATTCTTCCAAACCAAATAATTCGGCTTCTTTAAGAAATTCGAGGCCATTATGGTTATTTAAAATAGCTTCCATTTCCTGATGAATAATACTCCATTCTGGTCTGCTGGAAAGTATTGATTTTAAAGTTTCTTGAAGGTTTGACACCTGTTTAGTTTTATCTATAACTCGCAAGAAGTCTCCAATAAAATCATCAACCAAAAGCCTTTGTTCGATATCAATGGGTGGTTGAGTTTGAATCAGGATAGATTCTATCCAAACAAAGGGATTTTTATCGTTTTCTCCTTCACGAAGATGGATAGCTAAATCCTTTTCAGGATCTATTTTTTGTCGCAGAATCTGATCAAGTTCTCCCATTCCTTTTAAAGTTAAGCGGAGAATAGCGTGGTGACCATCTGCTTTTCGGCGGGTGTCTTCGCGCTGTTTAATCAATAGAGCTAACAAATCATCTAGATGGTTTATATTAGTAATATCGATTCCTTTTTGAAACCAACGAACAACATCGGTTGGATAAAAATCATATTCAACGTCTTGGTTTTCATAAACCTGAACCAGATAACAACCTCTTGGGCCTTTTTCATTTATATTACGTCCCTGGGTATTTCCGGGATAAAGAATAATCGGGTGATGTTTTCGAATAACCATTGGTGTGTGGATATGTCCTAAAGCCCAATAATCAAGTCCAGTGTTGACCAGGTCTTCAATTGAACAAGGGGCATAGTTATCATGGTTGGACATCCCTCCGACGTTACAGTGAAGAATACCAATTGAGAACACTTCATTGGATGACTTTTGATACAATTTTGCTAAATTGTTTATATTGGCTTTTTCTTGAAAGCTAATTCCATAAATATGGGCAGTTTCTCGATGGTTTTTTATAAAAGGGATTAAACTGACTTTATCTCCTGGGAAACGGAAAATTCCTTGGGGCAAGGAAATTTCTGGTTCCCAACCCGAAAGTGGATCATGGTTTCCGTGAACTAAATAACATTTTATTTGAGCTTCATTGAGTTGTTTCAATAATTCTCGAAATCGAAGTTTGGCATATAGGTTTCGATCGGCACCGTCATATATGTCTCCCGAAATAATTACAAAATCACACTTTTTTTGAATTGCAGTATTAACAACCCTTTGGAAAGCTTCAAAGGTAGCTTTACGAAGAATATCGGCAACCCAAGGTTCAACCGACTGAATTCCTTCAAACGGACTGTCTAAATGCAAATCGGAACAATGAATAAAACGAAAGAGTGGTTGTCTTTCCATTTTCAGCCCCTTTTCCAAATTTAGCTTTCTATAATGGTAAAATATCAAAATAGATAGTATTCATTCCACTTATCGATTATCAATTTACTTTGGAATTGTTATGAAGTCAAATGACTCATTTTTTAATAGTAAATATCCATTGCTTGCGTTGCTTTATAAAAATGGATGATGATTTAAAAATTTACCCTATCATTTTAATCCTCTTCCACAAAAGGGAAATTTGAAGTTCTTTGTTTTCATTCATATTCCCTTTCCCTTGATGGGAGAAGATGAGGATGAGGGTGAAAGCCTGAATTCGATATGCCATGGCAAGTCGCTACATTAAATGAAGAACGGGCATAATACATTGTGCCCCTAGGTTTTTAATTCTTTGGTAGGGGCTTGATTTATCATGCCCGCATATAGATTTTCAGGATAAACCCTCATGCTGCTTAGCAGCATCAAACGAGGATGAAAATAGCTATCTAAATCCGTCATAGCGAGGAGCTCAACCGATTTTTGGTTGGACGACGTGGCAATCTCTGCCACCTAGTTTGTCATTCTGAGGAGTCCGGTGTCTTCTGCCGGACGACGTGAGAATCTTATCCTTTAAAGTATTTTTAAAGAATAAAAAACCTAAAAAGATGAGATCCTCACGCCCTCGAAAAGCGAGGGCTCAGGATGACGCCTTCGGTGTCAGATGAGATCCTCACGCCCTCGAAAAGCGAGGGCTCAGGATGACACCTTCGGTGTCAGATGAGATCCTCACGGCTTCGAAAAACGAAGCCTCGGGATGACAGCGTTAAGATGTTTATGGTAAATTTGTATTTACAGGATTGAAACAAATGGTAAACAGGAAATTTGCAATTTTTCTATTCATTTTCATAATAATCTTACAAGTATCTTTACCGACTTTTTCCAGTGAAAAATTCATTAAATTTTCCGCAGTTGGAGATATTCTTCTGGATCGCGGGATAAGAATGGTTATTGGAAAAAAGGGGCAAGATTATCCTTTAAAAGAGATAGACTTTTATTTATTAAACCGGGATTTGGTACTAGGCAACCTGGAAGGACCTCTTTCTGAGCGGGGTGAAGCATTAAAGAAAAAGTATATATTTCGAGGTGACCCTTCAGATGTTGCTGTGCTTAAAAAAGCAGGCATAAACCTAATTTCCTTAGCCAACAACCATATAATGGATTATGGTAATCTTGCTTTAATTGCTACCATTGAAAACCTTAAAAATGCCAGATTAAATCCATTTGGTGCTGGAGAGAATCAAGAAGAAGCCCTTAAACCGGTTATAATCCATAAAAATGGATTAACTTTATCTTTCTTTGCATCCCTTGGTTATCCGCTTCAAATCGAGAAAATTGATCCGAAGGCCTCAGGGCCCTGCCAAGTTGGATTGGATGGATTTATTTCTGCCCTTCAAGACATCCGCGATCAGGTGGACTTTATCATCGTCTCTCTCCACTGGGGATTGGAGTATGAAGCCCTTCCCCACCCCCATCAAATCGAAACTGCTCATCGATTGATTGATAATGGTGTTGATTTGATTATTGGACATCATCCCCATGTTATTCAAGGAA includes:
- a CDS encoding tetratricopeptide repeat protein, encoding MNRNVGRCFVLSIFLLFFIFSGLGYALDTVEIDYGDQNTVEGYAQTMFDQGYNLYQAGRYGDAIQFFIDATSSKPDFAKAWYWLARTYQENNMVDEAIWAWRKVIQLDPSNAQAQYFLNKMQNWKLYGKEAWEIYEQAQNAYLQNQHLPAIQLFEAAIRENPSLEVAYYWLGISQLKNEDYAAAVRSLEKYLTLQPQDKNAQYWLNQAKKGKK
- a CDS encoding ribonuclease H: MTEWEAYVDGSYYNHKVGYGAILIHKNKIKNELFGSVPKEFSHSRQVGGELFAVIQVVKWCQKEGIPEITINFDYWGIQKWVTGEWKTNINLTKNYAVFIRNSPIQIHWQKVKSHSGNRLNQYADELAKKGANING
- the yhaO gene encoding putative metallophosphoesterase YhaO, translated to MERQPLFRFIHCSDLHLDSPFEGIQSVEPWVADILRKATFEAFQRVVNTAIQKKCDFVIISGDIYDGADRNLYAKLRFRELLKQLNEAQIKCYLVHGNHDPLSGWEPEISLPQGIFRFPGDKVSLIPFIKNHRETAHIYGISFQEKANINNLAKLYQKSSNEVFSIGILHCNVGGMSNHDNYAPCSIEDLVNTGLDYWALGHIHTPMVIRKHHPIILYPGNTQGRNINEKGPRGCYLVQVYENQDVEYDFYPTDVVRWFQKGIDITNINHLDDLLALLIKQREDTRRKADGHHAILRLTLKGMGELDQILRQKIDPEKDLAIHLREGENDKNPFVWIESILIQTQPPIDIEQRLLVDDFIGDFLRVIDKTKQVSNLQETLKSILSSRPEWSIIHQEMEAILNNHNGLEFLKEAELFGLEELLRNEKY
- the capA gene encoding Capsule biosynthesis protein CapA, with the translated sequence MVNRKFAIFLFIFIIILQVSLPTFSSEKFIKFSAVGDILLDRGIRMVIGKKGQDYPLKEIDFYLLNRDLVLGNLEGPLSERGEALKKKYIFRGDPSDVAVLKKAGINLISLANNHIMDYGNLALIATIENLKNARLNPFGAGENQEEALKPVIIHKNGLTLSFFASLGYPLQIEKIDPKASGPCQVGLDGFISALQDIRDQVDFIIVSLHWGLEYEALPHPHQIETAHRLIDNGVDLIIGHHPHVIQGIEKYRGKYILYSLGNFLFDQHGEEEKESIIFSCDFGEGGLLFPNIIPIEIINYQTKSASEEKAGKIITKIHLVSDQGKIFFQKNDDKYYIKEIE